In the genome of Triticum urartu cultivar G1812 chromosome 5, Tu2.1, whole genome shotgun sequence, one region contains:
- the LOC125509190 gene encoding probable trehalose-phosphate phosphatase 7, producing MAQTTVVVPEVGMTAPAPTACPCPGSLFPYPPPRAGMAVSRKCLRAAQAELGAGMLSGLVESMRASSPTHARAAAALAAGVDDEHAAWMAKHPSALGKFEEIVAASKGKQIVMFLDYDGTLSPIVDDPDAAFMSETMRMAVRSVAKHFPTAIVSGRCRDKVFDFVKLAELYYAGSHGMDIKGPAKSSKSKAKGVLFQPASEFLPMIEEVHQRLIEETKHVAGAKVENNKFCVSVHFRCVDEKSWGALAETVKGVMREYPKLRMSQGRMVFEVRPTIKWDKGKALEFLLESLGFADCPNVLPVYIGDDRTDEDAFKVLRRRGQGVGILVSKHPKDTSASFSLQEPAEVMEFLLRLVEWKQLSKARLRLRRQADA from the exons ATGGCGCAGACGACCGTGGTGGTGCCGGAGGTGGGCATGACGGCGCCCGCGCCCACGGCGTGCCCCTGCCCGGGGTCCCTGTTCCCGTACCCGCCGCCGCGTGCCGGGATGGCCGTGAGCCGCAAGTGCCTGCGGGCCGCGCAGGCGGAGCTTGGCGCCGGGATGCTCAGTGGCCTGGTCGAGTCCATGCGGGCGTCCTCCCCCACGCACGCAAGGGCCGCCGCGGCCCTCGCCGCCGGCGTCGACGACGAGCACGCCGCCTGGATGGCGAAGCACCCGTCCGCCCTGGGCAAGTTCGAGGAGATCGTGGCCGCGTCCAAGGGGAAGCAGATCGTCATGTTCCTGGACTACGACGGCACGCTGTCCCCCATCGTCGATGACCCCGACGCCGCCTTCATGAGCGAGACG ATGCGGATGGCCGTGCGCAGCGTGGCCAAGCACTTCCCGACGGCGATCGTCAGCGGTCGGTGCCGCGACAAG GTGTTTGATTTCGTGAAGCTGGCGGAGCTCTACTACGCCGGCAGCCACGGCATGGACATCAAGGGCCCGGCCAAGTCCTCAAAGTCCAAG GCCAAAGGAGTTCTCTTCCAACCAGCAAGCGAGTTCCTGCCCATGATAGAAGAG GTGCATCAGCGGCTGATAGAGGAGACGAAGCACGTAGCCGGGGCCAAGGTGGAGAACAACAAGTTCTGCGTGTCTGTCCACTTCAGATGCGTCGACGAAAAG AGCTGGGGCGCGCTGGCGGAGACGGTGAAGGGCGTGATGCGGGAGTACCCGAAGCTGCGCATGTCGCAGGGGCGGATGGTGTTCGAGGTGCGGCCCACCATCAAGTGGGACAAGGGCAAGGCCCTCGAGTTCCTGCTCGAGTCGCTGGGCTTCGCCGACTGCCCCAACGTGCTCCCCGTCTACATCGGCGACGACCGCACCGACGAGGACGCCTTCAAGGTGCTGCGCCGGCGGGGCCAGGGCGTCGGGATCCTCGTCTCCAAGCACCCCAAGGACACCAGCGCCTCCTTCTCGCTGCAGGAGCCGGCCGAGGTCATGGAGTTCCTGCTCCGCCTCGTCGAGTGGAAGCAGCTCTCCAAGGCGCGCCTCAGGCTGCGGCGGCAGGCCGACGCCTGA